A genome region from Panthera leo isolate Ple1 chromosome A2, P.leo_Ple1_pat1.1, whole genome shotgun sequence includes the following:
- the DCAF15 gene encoding DDB1- and CUL4-associated factor 15, protein MAPSSKSERNSGAGSGGGGPGGAGGKRAAGRRREHVLKQLERVKISGQLSPRLFRKLPPRVCVSLKNIVDEDFLYAGHIFLGFSKCGRYVLSYTSSSGDDDFSFYIYHLYWWEFNVHSKLKLVRQVRLFQDEEIYSDLYLTVCEWPSDASKVIVFGFNTRSANGMLMNMMMMSDENHRDIYISTVAVPSPGRCAACREASRAHPGDPSAQCLRHGFMLHTKYQVVYPFPTFQPAFQLKKDQVVLLNTSYSLVACAVSVHSAGENNFCQILYDHTTSPPAPPSPPGPQSPEVPPTLPSPCPETAPARVPGAPEPSPAIAKAKEFVADIFRRAREAKGGTSEEARLPPCPGPSGSRCRPPSEPLAPCGEVIPRDSPPAAEAPAPEPGYVNYTKLYYVLGSSEGTEAEDEFEDDKISLPFVVTDLRGRNLRPMREQAAVQGQYLTVEQLTLDFEYVINEVIRHDATWAHQFCSFSDYDIVILEVCPETNQVLINIGLLLLAFPSPTEEGQLRPKTYHTSLKVAWDLNTGIFVTVSVGDLTEVKGQTSGSVWSSYRKSCVDMVMKWLVPESSGRYVNRMTNEALHKGCSLKVLADSERYTWIVL, encoded by the exons ATGGCGCCCAGCTCGAAATCGGAGCGGAACAGCGGGGccgggagcggcggcggcggccccggggGCGCCGGGGGGAAGCGGGCAgcggggcggcggcgggagcACGTCCTCAAGCAGCTGGAGCGGGTCAAG ATCAGTGGGCAGCTCTCCCCTCGCCTCTTCCGGAAGCTGCCGCCCAGGGTCTGCGTCTCCCTCAAGAACATTGTGGACGAGGACTTTCTCTACGCAGG acaCATCTTCCTGGGCTTTTCCAAGTGCGGCCGTTACGTTCTTTCCTACACCAGCAGCAGCGGGGATGACGACTTCTCCTTCTACATCTACCATTTGTACTGGTGGGAGTTCAACGTGCACAGCAAGCTCAAGCTG GTCCGGCAGGTGCGGCTCTTCCAGGATGAGGAGATCTACAGCGACCTGTACCTGACCGTGTGCGAGTGGCCCAGCGATGCCTCCAAGGTCATCGTCTTCGGCTTCAA CACCCGCTCGGCCAATGGGATGCTCATGAACATGATGATGATGAGTGACGAGAACCACCGAGACATCTACATCAGCACCGTGGCGGTGCCGTCGCCAGGCCGCTGCGCCGCCTGCCGGGAAGCCAGCCGGGCCCACCCGG GCGACCCCAGCGCGCAGTGCCTGCGGCACGGCTTCATGCTGCACACCAAGTACCAGGTGGTCTatcccttccccaccttccagCCTGCCTTCCAGCTCAAGAAGGACCAGGTGGTGCTGCTCAACACCAGCTACTCTCTGGTGGCCTGTGCGGTCTCGGTCCACTCGGCAG GCGAGAACAACTTCTGCCAAATCCTGTATGACCACACCACCTCCCCTccggcccctcccagcccccctggGCCTCAGAGCCCTgaggtgccccccaccctccccagtccCTGTCCCGAAACAGCCCCCGCCCGGGTCCCTGGGGCCCCTGAGCCCTCGCCCGCCATCGCCAAAGCCAAGGAGTTTGTGGCCGACATCTTCCGCAGGGCCAGAGAGGCCAAGGGTGGGACCTCGGAGGAAGCCCGGCTGCCCCCCTGCCCGGGGCCCTCGGGCAGTCGCTGCCGCCCGCCCTCAGAGCCCCTGGCCCCTTGTGGGGAGGTGATACCCCGAGACAGCCCCCCTGCGGCGGAGGCACCAGCCCCTGAGCCCGGCTACGTCAACTACACCAAGCTGTATTACGTGCTGGGGTCCAGCGAAGGGACCGAAGCGGAAGATG AGTTCGAGGATGACAAGATCTCCTTGCCCTTTGTGGTGACTGATCTCCGTGGCCGCAATCTGCGGCCCATGAGGGAGCAGGCTGCCGTCCAG GGTCAGTACCTGACGGTGGAGCAGCTCACGCTGGACTTCGAATACGTCATCAATGAGGTCATCCGCCATGATGCCACCTGGGCCCACCAGTTCTGTTCCTTCAGTGACTACGACATTGTCATCCTCGAG gtcTGCCCGGAAACCAATCAAGTCCTCATCAACATCGGCCTGCTGCTCCTGGCGTTCCCGTCCCCCACTGAGGAGGGCCAGCTCCG ACCAAAGACCTATCACACCAGCCTCAAAGTGGCATGGGACCTCAACACAGGCATCTTCGTGACAGTCAGTGTAGGCGACCTGACCGAGGTCAAGGGGCAGACCAG CGGCAGTGTCTGGAGTTCATACCGCAAGAGCTGCGTGGACATGGTCATGAAGTGGCTGGTGCCTGAGAGCAGCGGCCGCTACGTCAACAGGATGACCAACGAGGCGCTGCACAAAG ggTGCTCGCTGAAGGTTCTGGCAGACAGCGAGAGGTACACGTGGATTGTGCTGTGA